Proteins encoded in a region of the Campylobacter geochelonis genome:
- a CDS encoding restriction endonuclease subunit S, whose amino-acid sequence MSWEKVKLSDLCFVITKGTTPSNIGEKFVNSGINYIRSEMLTSSKYVVGDFLHISEETHKKLKRSQLKEGDILLSMAGAYLGKTAILRSEDVPANTNQATALLRIDQKKCNNEFVYYYLNIPEVVKTINAVQSQSAQPNINLKQIGSLEINIPDEPTQEKIANILSAYDNLIENNQKQIKLLEEAAQRLYKEWFVDLHFPGYEDVPVIDGLPEGWITRSVSDFGDVITGKTPSTAKSEYYGGSIPFVTIPDMHGNVFPIKTEKYLSTQGANTQKNKFLPKNSVIVSCIATVGLVCITVEPCQTNQQINSVILNDENDLYFFYSAMKLIKSLLDGVGSNGATMTNVNKTKFSNIQVLYPTEDICKSFNDFCKPIFEIIFNLSVAINKLTQARDRLLPKLMSGELEV is encoded by the coding sequence ATGAGTTGGGAAAAAGTAAAATTGAGTGATTTGTGTTTTGTTATAACAAAAGGTACAACACCTTCAAATATTGGAGAAAAATTTGTCAACTCTGGAATTAACTATATACGATCTGAGATGCTAACATCTTCAAAATATGTTGTTGGGGATTTTTTGCACATTTCAGAAGAAACGCACAAAAAATTGAAACGTTCACAGTTAAAAGAAGGAGATATCCTTTTATCTATGGCAGGAGCGTATTTGGGTAAAACCGCTATATTAAGATCCGAAGATGTTCCTGCTAATACAAACCAAGCAACTGCACTGTTAAGAATTGATCAAAAGAAATGTAACAATGAGTTTGTATATTATTATTTAAATATTCCGGAGGTTGTAAAAACTATAAATGCTGTTCAGAGTCAATCGGCACAGCCTAACATAAATTTAAAACAAATAGGCTCACTGGAAATAAATATTCCGGATGAACCAACTCAGGAAAAAATCGCAAACATTTTATCTGCATATGACAACCTAATTGAAAACAACCAAAAGCAAATCAAACTTCTTGAAGAGGCTGCACAGCGACTTTATAAAGAGTGGTTTGTGGATTTGCACTTCCCGGGATATGAGGATGTGCCTGTGATTGATGGCCTGCCGGAGGGATGGATAACACGTTCTGTAAGTGATTTCGGAGATGTTATTACTGGGAAAACACCTTCTACTGCAAAATCAGAGTATTATGGTGGAAGTATTCCATTTGTAACAATACCGGATATGCATGGTAATGTTTTCCCCATAAAAACAGAAAAATATTTATCAACACAGGGTGCGAATACGCAAAAGAATAAGTTCCTTCCAAAGAACAGTGTTATTGTATCGTGCATTGCTACAGTAGGATTGGTTTGTATTACCGTTGAGCCATGCCAAACTAATCAACAGATTAATTCCGTTATATTGAATGATGAAAATGATTTATACTTTTTCTATTCAGCAATGAAATTAATTAAATCATTACTTGATGGTGTTGGTAGCAATGGCGCAACAATGACAAATGTAAACAAGACAAAGTTTTCAAATATCCAAGTTTTATATCCTACAGAGGATATATGCAAGTCTTTTAATGATTTCTGTAAACCAATATTTGAAATTATATTTAATTTAAGTGTTGCAATTAACAAGCTAACTCAGGCTCGTGATAGATTACTTCCGAAGCTAATGAGTGGTGAATTGGAGGTATAG
- a CDS encoding cytochrome-c peroxidase, whose amino-acid sequence MTLSRILLCSSLVASTMFAQNLIQTAKDAGLVALPADKAELNKLIEDSSPDSKAFPTTDKRVELGKKLYFEPRISKSGIISCNTCHNLGLGGVDGVPASTGHKWTPNPHHINAPTVYNSVFNSVQFWDGRAAHLAAQAAGPMTADPEMAATPALVEERLNSMPAYVRMFKDAYGEDTKITFDLITTTIGIFERTLVTPSRFDDFLNGDEKALSKDEKKGLELFINEGCTTCHNGVNLGGTMQPFQVAAKYKFADVGDFKGDANGLVKTPILRNIHLTAPYFHNGAIWSLKEAIKTMGSVQLGIDITDDKAESIATFFNSLTGRMPAITYPMFPASTDATPKPELDY is encoded by the coding sequence ATGACATTGAGTAGAATTTTACTTTGTTCTTCGTTAGTTGCAAGCACAATGTTTGCCCAAAATCTTATCCAAACAGCAAAAGATGCTGGACTTGTAGCTTTACCAGCTGACAAAGCCGAGTTAAACAAGCTTATAGAAGACTCATCGCCTGATTCAAAAGCTTTCCCTACAACAGATAAAAGAGTAGAGCTTGGTAAAAAACTATATTTTGAACCACGAATTTCAAAAAGCGGAATCATCTCTTGTAACACCTGTCACAACCTTGGACTTGGCGGCGTTGATGGCGTTCCAGCTTCAACAGGACATAAATGGACACCAAACCCACATCATATAAATGCTCCAACAGTTTACAACTCAGTATTTAACTCAGTTCAGTTTTGGGATGGTAGAGCAGCTCACTTAGCAGCTCAAGCAGCAGGCCCTATGACAGCAGATCCAGAGATGGCAGCTACTCCAGCTTTAGTTGAAGAAAGACTAAATTCAATGCCAGCTTATGTTAGAATGTTTAAAGACGCTTATGGCGAAGATACTAAAATCACATTTGATTTGATTACAACAACGATAGGAATTTTTGAAAGAACTCTTGTTACTCCATCAAGATTTGATGACTTTTTAAATGGCGATGAAAAAGCGCTTAGCAAAGATGAGAAAAAAGGACTTGAGCTATTTATAAACGAAGGTTGTACAACTTGCCATAATGGCGTAAATTTAGGTGGTACAATGCAACCATTCCAAGTAGCAGCTAAGTATAAATTTGCAGATGTTGGCGACTTTAAAGGTGATGCAAATGGACTTGTTAAAACTCCGATTTTAAGAAACATACACCTTACAGCTCCATACTTCCACAATGGTGCGATTTGGTCGCTAAAAGAGGCCATTAAGACAATGGGAAGCGTTCAACTTGGCATTGACATTACAGATGATAAAGCAGAAAGCATAGCAACTTTCTTTAACTCTTTAACAGGTAGAATGCCAGCTATCACTTATCCGATGTTCCCAGCTTCAACAGACGCTACTCCAAAACCAGAACTTGACTACTAA
- a CDS encoding DUF1883 domain-containing protein produces the protein MEFTKYDFGQLEKGRIVEITLQGSAANVQLMDSSNFNNYKNGRRYRYVGGLAKQSPIRLATTHSGHWYLAIDMRGLVGRVRSSARVLPQALPTIKQRPLSEIPSLVHNTGFILNEDAGIEPQYDVFISHASEDKDEVVRPLANALINKGVSVWYDEFELRIGDSLRRKIDKGLANSRFGIVVVSRDFIKKGWTNYELDGIITKAVSGEQIVLPIWHNITKREVIDYSPSLADKLARNTAVDTIEEIANEISTLILENKNPV, from the coding sequence ATGGAATTTACAAAATATGATTTCGGACAGTTGGAAAAGGGACGAATAGTTGAAATTACATTACAAGGTAGTGCTGCAAATGTTCAATTGATGGATAGTTCAAATTTTAATAATTATAAAAATGGAAGACGATACCGTTATGTGGGCGGATTGGCAAAGCAATCACCCATTAGATTAGCAACGACACATTCAGGACACTGGTATCTTGCCATAGATATGAGAGGTTTGGTAGGACGTGTGAGATCTTCAGCACGAGTATTGCCACAAGCGCTTCCTACTATAAAGCAAAGACCTTTATCAGAAATACCATCACTGGTTCATAATACAGGATTTATTTTAAACGAAGATGCAGGAATAGAGCCACAATATGATGTGTTTATTTCTCACGCGTCTGAAGATAAGGATGAAGTCGTTCGTCCACTTGCAAATGCTTTGATAAATAAAGGAGTATCCGTATGGTATGATGAATTTGAATTAAGAATTGGTGATAGCTTACGTAGAAAAATCGATAAAGGATTAGCAAATAGTCGTTTTGGTATTGTTGTTGTGTCGCGAGATTTCATAAAAAAAGGATGGACAAATTATGAACTCGATGGAATTATTACTAAAGCTGTTTCGGGAGAACAAATTGTATTGCCAATTTGGCATAACATAACTAAGAGAGAAGTTATAGATTACAGCCCATCTTTGGCTGATAAATTAGCCAGAAATACAGCTGTTGATACGATTGAAGAAATTGCAAATGAAATATCTACTTTAATTTTAGAAAACAAAAATCCAGTGTGA
- a CDS encoding HsdM family class I SAM-dependent methyltransferase, translated as MINIRKLEAELWESADLLRAGSKLTSNQYCMPVLGLIFLRYAYSRYKKVEEEILKNRPSRGGRVIPVEASDFAAKSALFLPKEAQYDYLLNLPEDVKAAKLKNKAGHIMTSLGEIVNNAMQLIESQSEQLTGVLPNSYTDFSDEILSELLRIFNNNSLDEVGGDIVGRIYEYFLNKFAKNIASDDGVFFTPKSLVKMIVNIIEPKSGVLLDPACGSGGMFIQSGDFVNQSGMNANSAMTFYGQEKVEYNAQLCLMNMAVHGLTGVIKSGDEANTFYHDAHNLNGSCDYVMANPPFNVDKVKSESCENAKRLPFGMPSVNAKKEIGNGNYLWISYFYSYLNDHGRAGFVMASSATDSQGKDKDIRESLIKTGHVDAMISVSNNFFYTKSLPCSLWFFDKGKSKEIKDKVLFIDARNYYTVVDRTLNEWSEWQLKNLNAIVWLYRGETKKYKKLLTEYHTALDSKKPFDKQVRELSDKVKALRAEAKKAVENAEKKDKKKTQVEYDTKLEELTDILTVAKEANWLYEKFGDGVYADILGLCKVANRNEIKEKGYSLTPGAYVGVAAALDDGVDFEERMAEIHRELLSLQAESNDLMDAISQNMKEMEL; from the coding sequence ATGATTAACATAAGAAAACTTGAAGCAGAACTGTGGGAGTCAGCAGATTTATTGCGTGCTGGTTCAAAGCTTACATCCAATCAATATTGCATGCCTGTATTGGGACTTATCTTTTTGCGTTATGCGTATAGCAGGTATAAAAAAGTCGAAGAAGAAATTCTTAAGAACAGACCTTCCCGTGGAGGCAGAGTCATACCAGTTGAAGCAAGTGATTTCGCCGCTAAAAGTGCACTCTTCCTTCCAAAAGAGGCCCAGTACGATTATCTGCTGAATTTGCCGGAGGACGTCAAAGCGGCAAAACTTAAAAATAAAGCCGGACACATCATGACCAGTCTTGGCGAAATAGTAAATAATGCCATGCAGTTGATTGAGAGCCAAAGCGAACAGCTGACAGGTGTTCTTCCTAATAGTTATACGGATTTTTCTGACGAGATACTATCTGAACTGCTTCGAATATTCAACAACAATTCCCTTGATGAAGTTGGCGGAGATATCGTAGGTCGGATTTATGAGTATTTCCTGAATAAGTTTGCGAAGAATATCGCCTCTGATGACGGTGTGTTCTTTACACCTAAATCATTAGTTAAAATGATTGTTAATATCATCGAACCAAAGAGTGGCGTGTTACTTGATCCCGCTTGTGGTTCTGGCGGTATGTTCATTCAAAGTGGTGATTTTGTAAATCAATCCGGCATGAATGCCAACAGTGCCATGACATTCTATGGGCAAGAAAAAGTAGAATACAACGCACAGCTGTGCCTAATGAATATGGCTGTTCACGGATTGACCGGCGTTATTAAATCCGGGGATGAAGCAAACACGTTCTATCATGATGCTCACAATTTAAATGGTAGCTGTGATTATGTAATGGCTAATCCACCTTTTAATGTTGATAAGGTAAAATCGGAGTCTTGCGAAAATGCAAAAAGACTTCCTTTTGGTATGCCAAGTGTTAATGCGAAAAAAGAAATAGGAAACGGTAATTACCTGTGGATTTCTTATTTTTACAGTTATCTGAACGATCATGGTCGTGCAGGTTTTGTTATGGCGTCCTCTGCTACGGATAGTCAAGGCAAGGATAAAGATATCAGAGAAAGCCTGATTAAAACAGGTCATGTAGATGCCATGATTAGTGTCAGCAACAACTTTTTCTATACAAAGAGTCTGCCTTGTTCTTTGTGGTTCTTTGATAAAGGAAAGTCAAAAGAAATTAAAGATAAAGTTCTGTTCATTGATGCAAGAAATTATTACACCGTTGTAGACCGCACTCTTAATGAATGGTCAGAGTGGCAGTTAAAAAATTTGAATGCCATCGTATGGCTCTATCGCGGAGAAACTAAAAAATATAAGAAATTACTTACCGAATATCACACCGCCCTTGACAGTAAAAAGCCATTTGACAAGCAGGTGCGCGAGCTTTCAGATAAAGTAAAAGCACTTCGTGCGGAAGCTAAAAAGGCTGTCGAAAACGCAGAAAAAAAAGATAAAAAGAAAACTCAAGTAGAGTATGATACAAAACTTGAAGAATTAACAGATATACTCACCGTTGCAAAAGAAGCAAATTGGTTATATGAGAAATTTGGTGATGGCGTATATGCCGATATTCTTGGTCTTTGCAAAGTTGCAAACAGAAACGAAATCAAAGAAAAAGGATACTCACTTACTCCGGGTGCGTATGTTGGTGTTGCAGCTGCCCTCGACGACGGTGTGGATTTTGAAGAACGTATGGCGGAGATACACCGGGAACTGCTTTCATTACAAGCAGAATCTAATGACTTGATGGATGCCATCTCACAGAATATGAAGGAGATGGAGCTATGA
- a CDS encoding helix-turn-helix domain-containing protein: MNFPEEIKRVRQHLFITQEDFAKEIGVAFSTVNRWEGGKAKPNLNAMKNIKEFCLKHDVDFSAIEEAWLNYKTGNKKNG; this comes from the coding sequence ATGAATTTCCCAGAAGAAATTAAAAGAGTAAGACAACATCTATTTATAACACAAGAGGATTTTGCGAAAGAAATCGGTGTGGCTTTTTCGACTGTAAACCGCTGGGAAGGCGGTAAAGCTAAACCCAACCTTAACGCAATGAAAAATATTAAAGAATTTTGTCTCAAGCATGATGTGGATTTTTCTGCGATTGAAGAAGCATGGCTAAACTATAAGACAGGGAACAAAAAAAATGGATAA
- a CDS encoding type I restriction endonuclease subunit R: protein MSYDYSENILVQESAGNLLHNELGWDVEFAYNTEVLGKDGSFGRTNYHEILLVRYFQKALKKLNPWINDTQMLEAQKVLENRLSTSSLLQVNEEKYFLIRDGIPVTVKKPNGQNETKKATVIDFQNPDNNHFLAIKELKIHGDLYRRRTDIVGFVNGVPLLFVELKKNTVDVQNAYDDNYTDYQDTIPHLFYYNAFLMLSNGTEAKVGTLGSKYEFFHEWKRLAEEEQGCVALETMLRGICKKENFLDLFENFILFDHSNGYTAKILARNHQYLGVNEAMKAYATRKLTDGKLGVFWHTQGSGKSYSMVFLAQKIRRKFKGSPTFVVLTDREELNSQISDTFENCGLLGKNIKASQFITSSGDDLVKKLQGNPSFIFTLIQKFNKPNKEAIYPDHDIIVMSDEAHRSQYGIFADNMVKLLPTAARIGFTGTPLLSSDNITARTFGGYVSVYDFKRAVEDGATVPLYYENRGEKILDLHNPEISDKILDAIESADLDVDQQYKLEAEFAKEIHLLTAEPRLKSIAHDFANHYSDLWTSGKAMFVCLNKVTCIRMYNYVQEYWKEEIKNLKAKIKTATQQEALELERKLKWMQETEMAVVISQEQNEIQTFKKWDLDIKYHRAKMEKRELDKEFKDSKNPLRVVFVCAMWLTGFDVKCLSCLYLDKPLKAHTLMQTIARANRVSEGKSNGLIVDYIGIVKALRKALADYTANVGGNGVTDPTIDKDELISQIIDTIDKAKSFLSEKGFTLQLLIDAYDFMKLSSLNDAANAVCGTVEDKKAFSTYATELIRLMKYTDRDDVTGATRKEYDAIAAIFSELQKKRKHTNTTDLMIEINKIISEYVEIQRTPLMACDEPRRFDISAIDFDLLRREFAKVHKKNLVMKDLEDVIQQKLNKMLFSNPNRINYYERYQQIITDYNSEQDRANIEKTFMELIDLANQMDQEEQRYTREGFTSDEELSLYDMLFRDDLSKNDIKKLKDVAAALLQKIKSKIAELDHWTDKQETKAEIDNLIRDTLWADLPECYDEVSISSYRQQIYEYVYTRYSVVA, encoded by the coding sequence ATGAGCTACGATTATTCTGAAAATATCCTTGTGCAGGAAAGTGCCGGAAATCTGCTTCACAATGAATTAGGATGGGATGTGGAGTTTGCCTATAATACAGAAGTGTTAGGTAAAGACGGTTCTTTCGGAAGAACCAACTATCATGAGATTCTACTTGTCCGCTACTTTCAAAAAGCATTGAAGAAACTTAATCCGTGGATAAACGACACACAGATGTTAGAAGCACAGAAAGTGCTGGAAAACCGACTCTCCACATCTTCTTTGCTACAGGTAAACGAGGAGAAGTATTTCCTTATTCGTGACGGCATTCCTGTTACCGTGAAAAAACCGAATGGTCAGAATGAAACAAAGAAAGCTACGGTTATTGATTTCCAAAATCCTGACAACAATCATTTTCTTGCTATTAAAGAATTAAAAATACACGGTGATTTATACCGGCGCCGTACTGATATTGTCGGATTTGTAAATGGTGTACCGCTTTTATTTGTGGAATTGAAGAAAAACACCGTGGATGTGCAAAATGCCTATGATGACAACTACACCGACTATCAGGATACGATTCCGCATTTGTTCTATTACAATGCCTTTCTGATGCTTTCCAACGGAACAGAGGCAAAGGTCGGAACGCTTGGCAGCAAATACGAGTTCTTCCACGAATGGAAACGTCTTGCCGAGGAAGAGCAAGGTTGCGTTGCTCTTGAAACAATGCTCCGCGGTATCTGTAAAAAAGAGAACTTTCTTGATCTGTTTGAGAATTTTATTCTGTTTGACCATTCAAACGGATATACAGCAAAAATTCTTGCTCGTAACCATCAATACCTTGGTGTAAACGAAGCAATGAAAGCGTACGCAACAAGAAAACTGACTGACGGTAAGCTTGGTGTTTTTTGGCATACACAAGGTTCAGGCAAGAGTTACTCTATGGTATTTCTTGCACAGAAAATACGCAGGAAGTTTAAAGGTTCGCCGACCTTTGTCGTCTTGACTGACCGCGAAGAATTAAATTCACAAATTAGTGATACCTTTGAAAACTGCGGTTTGCTGGGTAAAAACATAAAGGCATCGCAGTTTATTACCTCGAGTGGCGATGACCTTGTAAAAAAGCTGCAGGGAAATCCCAGCTTCATCTTTACACTGATTCAGAAATTTAATAAACCTAACAAAGAAGCAATTTACCCGGATCATGACATTATCGTTATGTCCGATGAAGCACACCGCAGCCAGTATGGAATCTTTGCTGATAATATGGTGAAATTACTACCTACTGCCGCGCGTATCGGATTTACCGGGACACCGCTATTATCCAGTGACAATATTACCGCGCGTACCTTTGGTGGTTACGTTTCTGTATATGATTTCAAACGTGCGGTTGAAGATGGCGCGACTGTTCCGCTTTATTATGAAAATCGCGGCGAGAAAATTCTTGACCTGCACAATCCGGAAATCTCCGATAAAATTCTTGACGCTATTGAAAGTGCAGATTTGGACGTTGACCAGCAATATAAACTTGAGGCGGAATTCGCAAAAGAAATTCATTTACTCACTGCTGAACCAAGACTGAAATCCATTGCCCATGATTTTGCCAATCATTACTCTGATTTATGGACGAGCGGCAAGGCAATGTTTGTCTGCCTTAATAAAGTAACCTGCATCCGTATGTACAATTATGTACAGGAGTATTGGAAAGAGGAAATCAAAAATCTGAAAGCCAAAATTAAAACCGCAACACAGCAAGAGGCGTTGGAGCTGGAGCGTAAACTCAAGTGGATGCAGGAAACAGAAATGGCGGTAGTAATCAGCCAGGAACAGAATGAAATTCAAACCTTTAAGAAGTGGGATTTGGATATCAAATATCATCGTGCAAAAATGGAGAAGCGTGAACTGGATAAGGAGTTCAAAGACTCCAAGAACCCACTCCGTGTTGTGTTTGTCTGTGCAATGTGGCTTACAGGATTTGATGTGAAGTGTTTGTCCTGCTTGTATCTGGACAAGCCGCTAAAGGCGCATACGCTTATGCAAACTATTGCCCGTGCAAACCGTGTCAGTGAGGGCAAAAGCAATGGATTAATTGTCGATTATATCGGAATTGTAAAAGCGCTGAGAAAAGCTCTTGCAGACTATACGGCTAATGTTGGTGGCAATGGTGTTACAGACCCTACCATTGATAAAGATGAACTGATATCACAAATTATAGACACGATAGATAAAGCAAAATCCTTCCTGTCAGAGAAAGGTTTTACCCTGCAATTACTGATTGATGCCTATGATTTTATGAAACTATCATCTTTGAATGATGCTGCCAATGCAGTATGCGGTACTGTTGAAGATAAAAAAGCTTTCAGTACATATGCAACAGAACTTATTCGTCTCATGAAATACACAGACCGAGATGATGTAACGGGTGCTACCAGAAAAGAATACGACGCTATCGCCGCAATCTTTTCTGAATTGCAGAAGAAACGTAAGCACACGAATACCACTGACCTTATGATTGAAATCAATAAAATCATCAGTGAATATGTAGAAATTCAGCGTACACCTTTGATGGCATGCGATGAACCACGCAGATTTGACATTAGCGCAATTGACTTTGATCTGCTGCGCAGGGAGTTTGCGAAAGTACACAAGAAGAATCTAGTGATGAAGGATTTGGAAGACGTTATCCAGCAGAAGCTGAATAAGATGCTGTTCTCCAATCCAAACCGGATAAACTACTACGAACGTTATCAGCAAATCATCACCGATTATAACAGTGAGCAAGACCGTGCCAACATCGAAAAGACTTTTATGGAATTAATAGATCTGGCAAATCAGATGGATCAGGAAGAACAGCGTTATACCCGTGAGGGATTCACTAGTGATGAGGAGTTATCCCTATACGATATGCTGTTTAGGGATGATTTGAGTAAAAACGATATCAAGAAGCTAAAAGACGTTGCCGCAGCACTATTGCAGAAAATCAAGTCTAAGATTGCGGAACTCGACCATTGGACTGATAAGCAGGAAACGAAAGCAGAAATTGATAATCTTATTCGGGATACTCTTTGGGCAGACTTACCGGAGTGTTATGATGAAGTTAGCATTTCCTCTTATCGTCAGCAGATTTATGAATATGTCTATACTCGCTATAGCGTGGTAGCATAA
- the dinD gene encoding DNA damage-inducible protein D has protein sequence MDKRKIEQIRQQYDRIIHNDKDIDIEFWYARELMILLGYERWENFDKAVCRAMESCDTSGVNVTDHFREVTKMVELGSGAKRNIKDYMLTRYACYLIAQNGDPKKGEIAFAQSYFAVQTRKQELIEERIALIERTEARGRLRESEKRLSQNIYERGVDDAGFGRIRSKGDKALFGGYSTQEMKKRLGVKDNRPLADFLPTLTIAAKNLAAEMTNYNVEEKDLQGEPSITEEHIQNNHSVRDMLEQRGIKPENLPPSEDIKKLERRVKSQEKKIAEQAGKLP, from the coding sequence ATGGATAAAAGAAAAATCGAACAAATTCGTCAGCAATATGACAGAATAATTCACAATGATAAGGATATTGATATTGAGTTTTGGTATGCTCGTGAGTTAATGATTCTACTTGGTTATGAACGTTGGGAAAACTTTGATAAGGCAGTCTGTCGTGCAATGGAATCGTGTGATACTTCTGGTGTGAACGTAACAGACCATTTTCGTGAGGTCACGAAAATGGTTGAACTAGGTAGTGGCGCAAAGAGAAATATTAAAGATTACATGCTTACTCGATATGCTTGCTATTTAATTGCTCAAAATGGAGACCCTAAAAAAGGGGAAATTGCTTTTGCACAAAGCTATTTTGCGGTACAGACAAGAAAGCAGGAACTAATCGAAGAACGTATTGCTTTGATCGAACGTACAGAGGCTCGTGGTAGACTACGCGAATCCGAAAAACGACTATCCCAAAACATATACGAACGTGGTGTAGATGACGCAGGCTTTGGACGTATTCGTTCCAAAGGGGATAAAGCGCTTTTCGGAGGTTATTCTACACAGGAAATGAAAAAACGGCTTGGTGTAAAAGATAATCGACCTTTGGCGGATTTTTTGCCAACACTTACAATTGCAGCAAAAAACCTTGCTGCAGAGATGACAAATTATAATGTTGAAGAAAAGGATTTACAAGGAGAGCCTTCAATTACCGAGGAGCATATTCAAAATAACCATTCTGTTCGAGATATGCTGGAACAACGTGGAATTAAACCAGAAAATTTACCTCCTTCTGAAGATATAAAAAAATTAGAGCGACGGGTAAAATCACAAGAAAAGAAAATTGCAGAGCAAGCAGGGAAGTTACCATAA